In Bos taurus isolate L1 Dominette 01449 registration number 42190680 breed Hereford chromosome 13, ARS-UCD2.0, whole genome shotgun sequence, the DNA window ACTCAAATACAGAGGTATACTGAGGTTACTTCTGAATTTGAATGAGAAGAACCAAAGAGTAAACCCAGAAAACAGATAGGCTATACAGAAGGCATAGTCACAGTTCCCTTTTAATAAGATTCTTTTTCTGTAAGGAATTGGAGGTTTTCAAATTAAAGAGGAAAGGCAAGTCGGGAGAATAATGGGAGCTATTACTAGTGGAATGCTTACTGTTGTCTGGCTCTCTAAATTCATCCTTAGGCTAATACTGTAGTATCTCCATTGCTGGAGGAAGTGGACACCAGGATAAACTATATAACCTTTCCCAGCCTTACAAGAGGCTGTGGGTAGGGGGGAATACAATACTTTAAGCATAATTTAATACAGGATTTTTAAATCACATGAATTGAACATTCACATTTTTGGtgagattatattttaaataaaaagcagatgaTTTGCAAGCCATCCTCCCAGCATTCACTATCACTTATTTCATTATTTGAGTCAACCCAGGAAGCAAATCTGGAATATcttttatatttgtgtttatttaatctttttagaggcaaattctttaaaaaataataagtgcAGTGCTATTGAGAGAGGTTTATCTTCAGGAATACTAATGCGCAATTGCATCTATAGTTTTTCTTTACAAAGAGGTACACCAAACCAGTTACTTTTTCTGTAATGAAACCttaaaaattgacttttttttttgagaaggagTTGCAGAGGAGGTGGGAGTATTGATGCAAAGAATTTGTGGTGAATaacttgtcttttaaaattaaaaaaaaataatagcctgtgtgtatgtgtgtatatattctagTGCAGTGTGTGACTGGTCAAACCATGATGGCATATCATAGATACTTAGCAGTTGTAGTAGtgcttaattatttttatttgcaaggGGAGGATAGGTTGATAAGCTAGTATTTATGGTTATAGGTTAGTTTAGTATATATTTCTACATAACATAGCAAAATAACATTCTGAAACTAAAATGTGTTAGAATAAGGGAAGAACATTTTAATATAGCTGTAATTTCTTCACAGCTCGCAGTTAACTCCAAGTCTGAAAGGAGCAGTTGCCTTTGGTGAATAAATCAAAGTTGGTTCCAGCTGATTCATACGTATTGATAACATTCCTAAATGGtagtttttcaatttgttaacacAAAAAGACTTCACATTGGTCCAGAGAGACATACATTATTAGTGACTCCACTTACATGAATTGTCCTTAGAAACTATTTCTACAAGAATATCAGAATTACTACAGAGAACTTTTTGACCTTCCGTGTAGCACAGTAGCATAGCACATAGCATTTGCAGCCTTAGATTCTTAGGTAGAGATTTTATCTACATAGTGATTTTTGTTCACTTTGTTCACCCTTCTTATCTTGCTGCTTAAATTCTTTATATGGAGGCATCATTTAAAAGCTGAAATGTCACCATACAGTAAGTTACAGAGTCATTGACTAATTTCTGACACCTTCCGTCTTtaacttaggagaaggcaatggcaccccactccagtactcttgcctggaaaatcccatggacggaggagcctggtaggctgcagtccatggggtcgctaagagttggatatgactgagcgatgtcactttgacttttcactttcatgcattggagaaggaaatggcaacccactccagtgttcttgcctggagaatcccagggacggcggagcctggtgggctgccggctatggggttgcagagtcggacacgactgaagcgacttagcagcagcagcagcagtccgtCTTTAACTTACAGAGTTACTTCCCCGTATTCTGTCTATTCTGACTTGGCCATATTTCTTACATTTATCCCCTGTTTTTAgatttccttttatctctttataAGCTCTTGTTAGTTTGTGCTCGGATTGCTCTATTTGTTTCTTTCCCCTAATTGTAGGGTCATTTGGACAATATGACTCTACCCTTCCTGTGTATTTGACTCATCTTCTATAACCCTCAAAATGTTtagtctcatttctttttcttctgtataaGATGTTCAATTTAGGGGCCGTTTCTCATTGTATCTTATTTTTCATATCAAAGatgctttattttgaaaatgtaacATACCTTTCTTTATTTACACCATTATCAATAGCTTTCTCCTGTTAGAGTATTAGTAACATccaagtgtgtatatatatttccatttaacaCATTTTTCTTGCCCTTCTATTGTtgatattttacattaaatttttttaagttttagtgtGAGTTATTTAAATTACTGGgacttttttttaagactgtggctttcttttttaaaaacaccttttactacttgaattttaaaataaatcttagtATATATATTAAGGGCATATTGTATCTTTaaatatcacttttaaaaaataaactccagCATGGTTTTTATTTGTTGAAGTTGTGAGTTATTTTTCATATTGACATTTGGATTTTACTGCTTGATGTAATTCAGTATAATACAAATTCTTTATGATGAAAAAGACCAGTTTTATAGTGATGATGTTGCCATAGTAGAAAGTACTTCTAGCACTTAGAGTAGTTTTGCAGAAAACATGAACATCtcattcaattttctttctttttacttgtcTTCTAGTTCATCATTCTTGTGGTTGATAGCATTGACAGGGAACGACTAGCTATTACGAAAGAAGAATTATACAGAATGTTGGCTCACGAggtaaattttgaaaacaaacataaatGGAGTAAGGTATCCAATACTGCTTTTGTGTTTTCACAAAGATTAATGTGCTCTGCTGTTGGTTATTTCTTCGTTAACAAAGTTTTATATATCAAACTGATGAAAGTCGTGAagtcaaaaaattttaatactttatCAAACTTAAGAAAACCTTACACATTAATCTGGAGACTGATGCTGTTAATTGAAAACAGTTTTCACAGTTAAAACTACTTGTTCATACCTTAAAAAGTCTGAAAAATTGTGGCAAGAGAATGGAAAATTTAAGATCTTTTCATCTCTGCAGTGTATAATGGGttaccctggtggctcggtggtaaagaacccttctgccaatgcaggaggtgaagtttaatctctgggtcaggaagatcccctggcagaggaaatggcagcccaatccagtattcttggctggaaaatcccatggacaaaggaacctggcaggctacaatccatggggtcgcttaatTCTAAATAGTTCATAAATACAAAAGACTTAGAAAGTAAAACATTTATGTAGCTACCACTCAATATATGATGTTAAATACCTTATGAGATCTCTCCAATCTGATTTTCTTCCCTTCTGTCTGAGAGGATCCTGAAAGATTACACCATCCTAAAAGTAGTGAATATTATGCATATTATTACTGTGCACATTATTACTACAATTTTATGTACCCATCAACAACTATATAGTGTTTTACTCTAAGTATATATACCACACTTCATCTGTTCTTGTCTTAATGAACACTAAAGTTACTTCCAGTGTTCCCagttctgcagtgaacattaATCAATGAGCTTTGGTTGGACAGATTAATTAGTAGTATTGCCCAACCCTCACCTTCAGTAAGCTCCTTTAAATTCTGGAGAGATTctatagtatactgtattgacCTACTAGAATATTGCTCAGATAATTTTAAGTCATTATTTCAGATTCaggtttattttacttttagtttGACCCATTTGGcccaacaacagaaaaataacttttaatatcTAGCTTATATTAGTTTAATGTGTTTTTTAGAGTGAATCATTAAGTCATGGTTCTTTGaggtcattttttatttcaacaaaacttttaaatgatTAGTGCCTGATTATTTTAAAGTACAGAGATTTCATTAGAATTGTTCCGTAGGGCCTATTCTACCCTCCTGCttcattagttttattttgaattgtGATATTTGATGTATTATAAGTATTTcattgggggagaatagatacatgtatatatatagctgagttcctttgctgtccacctgaaactatcacagcattattaattgcctatactccaatataaaattaaaacattaataaaagatTTCATGTTGATTGCAGGATTTACGGAAGGCCGCAGTCCTTATCTTTGCCAATAAACAGGATATGAAAGGGTGTATGACAGCAGCTGAAATCTCTAAATACCTCACCCTCAGCTCAATTAAGGATCATCCATGGCACATTCAGTCCTGCTGTGCTTTAACAGGAGAAGGGTGAGTGTGTGACTTCTTTCAGATTTCTCGCAAGTGTTTTCCACCAACTTGCTTTCTTATTTGAatccttttcca includes these proteins:
- the ARL5B gene encoding ADP-ribosylation factor-like protein 5B isoform X2 yields the protein MNEVVHTSPTIGSNVEEIVVKNTHFLMWDIGGQESLRSSWNTYYSNTEFIILVVDSIDRERLAITKEELYRMLAHEDLRKAAVLIFANKQDMKGCMTAAEISKYLTLSSIKDHPWHIQSCCALTGEGLCQGLEWMTSRIGVR